Below is a window of Desulfarculaceae bacterium DNA.
CCCGTCGGGGTTTTCCACCTCGCCCACGTTCACGGGGTCGGTGAAGTACTTTTTAACCTTGTCGGTGTATTCCCACATGGATTGCTCTCCGTAGTTGGCTAAAAGCTAGTGACCCTCGGGGTACTCCACCAGCTCGATCAACACGCCGTGGGTGGCCTTGGGGTGCAGAAAAACCACCTTGGACCCGTGGGCGCCGGGCTTGGCCTCGTCGCTGGTCAGCGGCACGCCCTTGGCCTTGAGCTCCTCCACCGCCTGGTCGATGTCCTCGACCTCGAAGGCCAGGTGGTGGATGCCCTCGCCGCGCTTTTCCACGTATTTGCTCATGATGCCCTCGGGGGTGGTGCTCATCACCAGCTCCACGTTGGTCTCGCCAACGGGGACGAAACCGGTCTTGAGCTCGCCCACGTCGTCGGTGGAGGTCATCTCCAGGGGCAGCATTTCCGTGTAGACCTTGGCCACCTCGCCCAGGTCCTTCACCGCCACCCCGATATGAGCCAATCGCTTGATTTTCATTGCACACCCTCCCCCGTGGGCAGGCCCCGCCCAGGGTCGAACCCGTCAATTTACAGCTACGCCATCATATTAGTGGCTGGAGGCCACAGGCGCAAGTTTTGCGGCGAGAGGCCGCCCTCTCCCTAGGCCCGGAAACGGCGGCGCAGGGCCCAGCCCAGGGGCATCAGCGAACCCACCAGCATGAGGGTGCCCGGCTCGGGCGCGGCGGCCGAGCCGCCCACGCTCACCGTGCCCGACTCCACCCGGGTGGCCAGCTTGCCCCCCTTGCCCGTGTTCAAAAAGTCCACGATGGAGCTGTCGGCGGCGATCACCAGGTTGAACTCGGCCGGGTCGTTGGAGGTGATGATCTCCATTACCTCGGAGTCGAAGGCCTTGGAGCCCACGGTCCAGTTGGCCAGGGAGCCGGACAGGGTCATGTACTTGCCGTCGCCGCTGAAGCTGATGGTGCTCAGATTCAGCGGGGCGCGGTAGCCGATGTTGTGGCGGTAGTCCCAGTAAGGGTCGTCGGGCAGGGTGTTGTAGAGCCTGAGGTCGTCGAAGTAGAGGAAGGAGAAGTCCTGGGCCACGTCGTAGGTGCCCCCCGCCTGGATCTCGCTGCCGATGGCGTCGTAAATGCTGAAGTCGCTGAAACCGGCCATGCGCCCCACCACGCCGTCCTGGGCCAGGCTGGCCGAGTTGACGATGGTGCCGTTGTGCACGTACACCCCCTTGTGGGAGATGTAGCCGGTGCCGTAGTCCTTGCCCGACACCCCGAAGTTGAAAAAGGCCATGGTGTCGGCCGAGGCCGGCGAGGGAGCCCAGAGCAGGAGCAGGAGCAAGGGAAAGCAAAAGAGCCGCGACAACTTCATAACAACACCCAGTATTGGAAAGAGCAGCCCTGTGCGGGCAGGCAATACCCCGGATTATGTTGGGGCGTTTATTTCATTATATGCCCAGCGGGCGGCTTGGCAAAGCCTTCTCAGGCCGGGGCCAGGCCCACGCCCTTGAAAAAGGTGTAAAGGAAGGTGCCGCCTTGGGCGGCGGTGTCGTGCAGCTGGGCGATGCCCTTCTCCCATTCGGCCGGGCTCATCATGCCCTCGGCCAAGGCCTGCTCCTTTACCCCCTCCACCATGGGGATGATGGTAAGGCGCACGAAGCCCTCCACCCAGGCCGGGCGCGAGGCGTCGCAATACACCGCGCGGGGGCCCACCACGATGTCCTCGATGCCGGCCTCGGCCATGAGGGGGTAGACCCGGCGGCCGATGAGCGAATCGCCCCCCAAGCCGGCCTGGCAGTCGATGAGGCATTGCCAGGCGCGCCGGGCCTCGGGCTGCTCGGGGTGGAAGTAGCAGGAGCCGTGGTCGCCCTCGATCACCGTGACCGTGCCCCCGGGTTTGACCAGCCTGGCCAGGCCTTTCAGCGCCTCAACGGGCCGGGTGAGGTGCTCCAGCACGAAGCACACGAACAGGTGATCGAAGCTCTGGGGCTCGAAGGGCGGTCCGTAGAGGTCGCCCTGCACGAAGGTGAGGTTGTCCCAGCCTTGGCTCCGGGCCTGGGCCTCGGCCGCGGCCAGGGATTCGGTCGAGATGTCCAAACAGGTGAACTGGGCCTCGGGGCTGTGCTCCACCAAGAAGCGGGTCTGGGAGCCCACTCCGCAGCCCGCCTCCAAGACCTTGGCCCCGGCGGGGTAGTGGGTGTCTTCGTGGAGCAGTTCGGCCAGGGTGCCGGCCTGGTCACCCAGGCGCTGGGCCTCGCGTTCGGTGTAGCCGTGAACATACGGGTCGGACATGGATGCAGCCTTCACTTCAGATAAGGGATTAAGGGGACGCGCCGGGCGTAGGCGCGGTACTCGCCGCCGAACTGCCGCCGCAGGCGGGATTCCTCGTGCCAGGTGCCGGCCACGATATAGGCGCTTAGCAGGATAGAGATGAGCCAGTCGGCCGGGCCGGAATGGGGCCGGAGCCACACCACCACCAAGGCGGCCAGGTGCATGGGGTGGCGCAGGTGGGCGTAGGCCCCGCTGGTGACCAGGCGGTGGGTTTCGCCCTGGGGCTGAAAGGCCGCGCCCAGGCCCAGCAGATCGAAGCCGCCCCGGGAGAAATCCCAGGACGACCACAAGAGCAGGCCCACCGCCCCGGCCCAGGCCGCCAGCTGGAGCCCCAGCCAGGGCCAGCCCCAAAGCAGGGGCGACAAGGCCCCCAGCTCCCGGCTGTACCACACCACCGGGTAGATGCTGAGCAGCGAGAGCACCGAGTAGGCCAGGCGGTATTGCGCGCTGTTCAGGCGCAGCGCCTTTTCCAGGCGGGGGCGCAGCCAGCCGGCCAGGAGCAGGCTGTGCGCCACGCACCAAACGGCCCAGGACAGGGCCAGAATGATCAGTTGGGCAGGGCCGGGAATGTGTTCGGTCATAGTGGTATCTCGCCAGGTTTTGTATACAATGCTAAGTCCCCCGGCCGGGCGGCGCAAGCCGGGGCTGCGCATTGACTGCCGGGGCATATGGCCCTAAGATGAACCTGGGCTGCGGAGAGCCCCCACTTCGGAGACGAATCAAGATGATCGCTCGTTACACCCTGCCCGAAATGGGCCGCATCTGGACCGACGAAAACCGCTACGCCCAATGGCTGGCCGTGGAGATCGCCGCCTGCCGGGCTTGGAACAAGCTGGGGCGCATCCCCGACGACGCCCTGGCCGAGATAGAGAACAAGGCCGCCTTCGAGGTGGCCCGGGTGGAGGAGATCGAGCTCGAAACCCGCCACGACGTCATCGCCTTTTTGACCAACGTGGCCGAGCACGTGGGACCCTCCAGCCGCTACATCCACTTGGGCCTGACCTCCAGCGACGTGCTGGACACGGCCTATGCCCTGCTTATAAAGCAATCCGGCGAGCTGATCCTGGCCGCCCTGGACCGCCTTTTGGCCGCGCTCAAGGCCCGGGCCGAGGAGCACAAGTACACCATCCAGATGGGGCGCTCCCACGGCATCCACGCCGAGCCGGTGACCTTCGGGCTCAAGCTGGTGGGCTTCCACGCCGAGTTCGCCCGCGACCGCGAGCGCCTGGAGCGGGCCATCGCGGCGGCCGCCCGGGGCAAGATCTCCGGCGCGGTGGGCACCTATGCCAACGTGACCCCCGAGGTGGAGGCCATGGTCATGGAGGAGCTGGGGCTGACCCCGGCGGTGGCCAGCACCCAGGTGGTGGCCCGCGACGGCCTGGCCGAGTACTTCTGCACCCTGGCCATCATCGGCGGCACCATCGAGCGCCTGGCCATCGAGATCCGCCATTTGCAGCGCACCGAGGTGCTGGAGGCGGAGGAAGCCTTCGCCAAGGGCCAGAAGGGCTCCAGCGCCATGCCCCACAAGCGCAACCCCATCGGCAGCGAGAACCTTTCCGGCCAGGTGCGCCTTTTGAGAGGCTATGCCCTGGCCGCGTTGGAAGACATGGCCCTGTGGCACGAGCGCGACATCAGCCACAGCTCGGTGGAGCGCACCATCGGGCCGGACGCGGACATCCTGACCCACTACAGCCTCAACCGGCTGGCGGGCATGGTGGAGCGGCTCACGGTCTATCCCGAGAACATGCTCAAGAACCTGAACCTCACCGGCGGGCTGATCCACTCCCAGCAAGTGCTCCTGGCCCTGGCCGAGGGCGGCCTGAGCCGGGAGGACGCCTACCGCCTGGTGCAGAAGCACGCCATGGCCACCTGGGCCGATGGCGGCTCCTTCCGGGAGCGCCTGGAGAACGACCCCGAGCTGAGCGCGGCCCTGGGCGAGAAGAAAGAGGCCCTTTTGGACGCGGCCTTCGACACCTCCGGGCACCTGAAGCAGGTGGACTTCATTTTCGAGAAGATTCTGGGCGAGGCCTAGGAGGCCCGCCCCCGCAAGGCCCCCGGGCCAAGGAGACGATGTTCATGTTTGCGGCGCGCAGGTTGGCGGTTGCCCTGATCCTGTCCCTGGCCCTTTTGGCGGCCTGCTCCACGGTGAAGGATGCCTACCACGAGTTCGACCCCCGGCCCCGGCCGGCGGACGCCGCCTTCCAGGCGGTGATCAAGAAGTTCGTGCAAGACGGCTCCATCCACACCGGCCCGGCCACCGAGCTTCTGCTCAACGTCTTGCCCGCCAACTGGGAAGTGCGCAAGGCGTGGGTGGACCGGCGGGCCGAGGCCTTTGCCTGGGACGCGGCCCAGAAGGCCAAGGACCTGGCCGACCAGAAGGCCGAGTACGAAAAGTACAACACCATCCTGGGCAGCGTGTACGTGCCGGACCGCAAATGGAACAACCTCAACGGCAAGGAAGCCAACTGGCGGGTCTATCTGATCAACAAGAAGGGCCAGCGCCTGGAGCCGGAGGACGTGCGCCTGATCAAGCGGCGCACCGCCATCAACGAGGCCATCTACCCCTTCTGGGGCAAGTGGAGCCAGCTGTATCTGGTGAAGTTCCCCATCAAGGGCCCGGACGGAGAGCCTTTCCTGGCCCCGGGCGAAAAAGACGCCAAGTTCCTGATCACCGGCGCGCCGGGCCAGGAGACCCTGACCCTGCAAATGCGCTGATCTCCCCGCGCGCCTAGCGGCCTCCCAGGCCGGCGGCGCCCCGCGCCATCACTTTCACCCCGCCCTGCCTGAGGTCGGCCGCCACGCTGTCGCGGCCGGCCTGCTTGGCCGCGTAGAGCGCGCCGTCGGCCCGGCGCACCAAGTCCTCTTCCTGCTCCTCCGGCCCCAGAGTGGCCGCCCCCAGGCTCACGGTGATCTTCACCTTGCCCTCGCCGCCGTCGGGCGAGAAGGGCGTGTTGGCCACCCCGGCGCGCACCCGCTCGGCCACTCCCAGGGCCTCGTTCATGGTGGCGTGGGGCAGCAGGATGGCGAACTCCTCCCCGCCGTAGCGGCAGCACAGGTCCATGCCCCGCACGCAGGAGCCCAGGGTGTCGGCGAACAGGCGCAGGGCCTTGTCCCCGGCCAGGTGGCCGAAGCGGTCGTTGTAGGCCTTGAAGAAGTCCAGATCGGCCATGAGCAGGGACAGGGGCGTGCCGTAGCGCGAGGCGGCCTCGATCTCCCGCCTGAGGGTGGCGTAGAAAAAGCGCTGGTTGTACAGGCCGGTGAGGCTGTCGGTGACCGACAGGCGCCGAAGCTCGCGCTCCAGGCGGCGCTTGTCCGAAAGGTCCACCAGGGTCTCCACCGCGTGGGTCACCCGGCCGTTGTCCCCGGTGATGGGCGCGGCCAAAAAGTAGAGGTGGCGGCCGTCGGGCTCCAGGGTGGGGAAGAAGCCCTCCCCTTCCAGCCCGCCCTCGACCAGGGGCGAGCGCTTGAGCCCCATGCCGGCGTAGCCTTCCATTACCTGGGTGGGATCGCCCTCCAGGATCAGGTCGGCCAGCACCGGGCGGGGCTCCAGGTAGAAGGGCCGCCACTGCTGGCTGGTGCCCACCATCTGGCTGGCCTCCATGCCGGTGAGCGCCTCCATGGCCCGGTTCCAGTGCACCACCTTGTGCTGCTCGTCGATGACCATGACCGCGGCGGGCAGGCCTTGCAGGGTGCTCTCCACCATCTGGCGGCCCCGCTTGAGCTCCTGCTCCAGGAGCTTGCGCTCGGTGATGTCGGTGGCGATGCCCTCCAGCATGAGGGGGCGGCCCATCTCGTCGCGCATCACCAGGGCCTTGTCCCGCAGCCAGCGGGTCTCGCCCGAGGCGGTGATGATCTTGTAGTCCTCGCGGCACAGCTCGCCCGGGGCGCTGGCCAGCAGGCGCTTGTGGTGGGCCCGCGCCCGTTCGCGGTGCTCCGGGTGCAGCATGCGCGCCACGCTCATCTCGCCCTTGAGCAAGCGGTTGGGGGCGTAGCCGGTCACCTCGGTGACCGCCGAGCTCACGTAGTCGAACTGCTTTTCGCTCAGGGACCAGCGGTAGATGATGTCCGGCGCGTTTTCCACCAGGCGGCGGTAGCGGGCCTCGCTCTGGCCCAGGGCCAGCTGGCCGGCGCGCATCTGGGTCACGTCGCGGATGATGCCGAAGCGGCCCTCGCCGTCCTCGTCGCGGGTGGCGGTGATGAGCACCTCGAACTCGCTGCCGTCCTTGCGGCGCATGGTGGCCGGGAAGTCCTGCACGTAGCCCTGGGCCCGCAGGGAGTTCAGGTAGAGCTGGGCCTCCTCCTGGTTGGCGTTGAGGCGCTTGGTGGCCTTCAGTCCCACCATCTCCTCGCGGCCGCCATAGCCGAACATCTCCACCACCGCCGGGTTCACGTCGGTCAGACGGCCGTCGGGCCCGGTGATGAACACCCCGTCCTTGCTGTCGTTGAACAGGCGCTGGAAGCGGGCCTGCTCCTCGCGGGCCCGCTCCACCATGGCCCGGGCCGCGCTGGTCAGGTGGTTCAGGGCCAGGGAGAGGCGCCCCAGCTCGTCGCCGCGCTCCAAGGGAGCGGGAGGGATCAGGTCGCCGGAAGCGGCCTGGACCGCCTCGTCGGCCAGGCGCTTGAGGGGGCGCGAGAGGAACCAGTGGATCCACACCACCGCCACCAGGGCGGCCAAAAGGGCCACCACCGCCGCGGAAAACACCGTGACCTGCCACATGCTCAGGCCCAGGGGCCCCGAGGGCAACACCGGCGAGGCGCTCACCCCCACGATCAGCTCGCCGCTGGGCAGCCGGTCGTAGGCCACCATCACCGGCTTGCCCTTCTGACGGTAGCTGACCACGCCCCAGGCGGTGGAGGCCATGTGGCGAAGGATCTCGGGGGGCGGCAGCACCGCGTCCGGCTCGCGGGGGGGCACCACCACCCTGCCCTGGTTGTCCAGGCCGAACAGGAAGAAGCCGTTGCCCGCCAGAGACTTGAGGGCGCCGTGGTTCTGGGCCATGGCCATTCGCCGGGCCGCGCCGCCGGCCTGGCTGCCCAACGATTGCATCAGGTTGATGGCGCGGTGCAGATGGGACTCGGCGTGCTCCTTGAAGTGCTCGCTGACCGCTCCCTGGGCCAGCCAGTATTGCAGGCCGGCCAGGAGCAGGGTGGAACCGAACACCGACGCCACCAGCACCAGAGCCAGCTTGGCCCCCACCGAGGGACGGCGCGTATGCTTCGAAAGGGCGCGAGCCACCCGTCCTCCAGTCCCCGGCGCGGGCTGGCGTCAAATTGACACCGCCGGAACAGGCATTTAGGATAATCTGAGAAGGAGGCGGCGGAATATTGGTCCGGGACCCTCGGCCGATAGGCGCCACCGATCCTCCATAATTTAAACCATATGAGCCAAGGGGCCGGGGCGTCAAGCGCCTTAACGGGCCGCCCCGGTGCCAAAAAGGAGCTTCGCAATGCTCGAAACCATCAAAAACCTTATGCTGGCCAGCCTGGGGGCGGCGGTGCTCACCAAGGAAAAGGCCATGCAGTTCATGGACGACGCGGTGAAGCGCGGCGAGATGAGCGCCAGCGAGGCCGAGAAGGTGGCCGAGGAGGTGGTGGCCGAGTCCAAGCGCCAGGCGTCGCTCTGGGGCGACAAGCTCCAAGAGGCGGTGAACGAGGCCCTGGCCTCTTTGGATCTGGTCAAGCGCTCCGAGGTGGAGGCCCTGGAGGCCCGCCTGGCCAAGGTGGAGCTGGAGCTGGACGCTATCAAGCGCAAGATGGAGAGCGCCGGCGGAGACCAGTAGAGGTGCTGGAGACCTTCCGCAACCTGGGGCGCCTGACCGAGCTGGCCATGGTGCTGGTGCACCACGGCTTCGCCGATCTGGTGGAGCGCCTGGAGCTGCCCTTCACCCGGGGCACCGGGGCCAAGAGCGGCGGAGAGCAGCTCGCCAAGCGTTACGGGGTCTACCCCCGCCTGCGCATGGTGGCCGAGGAGATGGGCCCCACCTTCGTAAAGCTGGGCCAGCTCTTGTCCCAACGGCCGGACCTTTTGCCCCCCGAGCTGATCCTGGAGCTACGCAAGCTCCAGGACTCGGTGACCCCCCTGGACTTCGCCAAGATCAAACAGGAGGTGGAGGACTCGCTGGAGAGGCCCCTGGGCGAGGTGTTCTCCCAGTTCGATGAGAAGTGCCTGGCCAGCGCCTCTCTGGCCCAGGTGCACCGCGCGGTGCTGGCCAAGGACGGCTCCGAGGTGGCGGTGAAGGTGCGCAAGCCGGGCATCGGGCGCACCATCCGGGCGGACATGGAGCTGATGACCACTCTGGCCCGCCTGCTGGACAAGGAATTGGAGGCCGTGGCCCCCTACGCCCTGCCCGCCCTGGTGGCGGAGATGGACCGCTCCCTGCACCAGGAGCTGGACTTCGCCCTGGAGGCCAAGCACATGCGCACCGCGCGGGCCAACCTGGCCCCGGACGCCAAGGTGGTGGTGCCCCAGCCGGTGATGGAGCTGTGCAGCCCGGGCCTGCTGGTCATGGATCTGGTCGAGGGAGCGACCCTGGACAAGGCCGAGCTGAGCCCGGAGCAGAAAAAGCAGCTCGCCCAGGACCTCACCGAGATGATGCTGGACCAGGTGCTGCTCAAGGGCTTTTTCCACGGCGACCCCCACCCGGGCAACCTCATGGTGACCACCGACCCCGGCGGCGAGCCCCGCCTGGCGGTGCTGGACTGGGGCCTGGTGGGGCGGCTCAGCGACCAGGACCGCTACATCCTCTGCGATTTGTTGATCGCCACCTTGCAGGGCGACGCCCCCGGGGTGGTGCGGGCCTGGACCGACGCGGGGGTGGTGCCCCCGGGCGGGAGCGATCCCTCCCTGGAGCAGGACGTGAGCGAGCTGTTGGAGGACATGAGCCACGACGGCGGCGCGCCCATCGACACCGGCCAGCTGATCCTGGACATGATGGAGATAATGCGCCAGCACCATCTCCGGGTGCCCATGCAATACGCCCTGGCCGACAAGGCCTTGCTGGAGCTGGAGGGGGTGGGCCGCGCCCTGGACCCGGACTACCACCCGGTGGAGGCCACCCGGCCCTACGTCTGGCGGCTCTACTTCGAGCGCTGGCGGCCCGACACCATGGCCAAGCGCCTGCTGGCCCACCTCAACGACGGCTTCCGCTTCTTCCAGGCCCTGCCGCGCCGTTTGGACGCGGTGGTCACCCAGCTGGAAAAGGGCGAGCTGAACCTCCAGATCAAGCACCAGGGCCTGGTGCCCCTCACCCGGGCGGTGCAGGAGGGGGCCAGCCGGGTCACGGTGGGGCTCGTCGTGGCCGCCCTGATCCTGGGCAGCTCCATGATCGTCACCACCGGAGTGGAGCCCAAAATCTTCGGCCTGCCCCTGTTGGGCGTGATGGGCTATTTCATCTCCGGCATCATCGGCCTGTGGCTGGTGTGGTCCATCCTGCGCTCACGGGGAGGCAAGTTCTAAGGACGTTTCCCGATTAGCTTGACCCTTGTCCCCGGGCCTGCTATCTTTGGTCATCTCGATAGTTGCCCATATACTTCACCAATAGGACTGGTGGGCCAAGCCATGGATCTCAGGCGCTTGCAGGTATTCGCCAAGGTATACGAAAGACGGTCTTTTTCCCGCGCGGCCGAGGAGGTCTTCCTCAGCCAGCCCACGGTAAGCGGGCACATAAAGAGCCTGGAAGAGGAGCTGGGAGTCCAGCTTTTCGACCGTTTGGGCCGGGAGATTCTGCCCACCAAGGCGGCCGAGCTGCTCTATGACCACGCGCGGGACATCCTGGAGCGGGTGGACGACGCCCAGCGCTCGGTGGACGCCTTTTTGGGCCGCCTGCGCGGCGAGCTGGTGGTGGGCGGCTCCACCATCCCGGGCCAATACGTGCTGCCCGCTTTCATCGGCCGCTTCCGGCTGTTGCATCCCGAGGTGAAGGCGACCCTGCACATCGGCGACACCCGCCAGATCGCCGAGGCGGTGCAGACCGGCGAGCTGGAGGCGGGCATCGTGGGGGCCACGGTGGAGGACGAGCGCCTGGCCTTTTCGCCGCTCATGGACGACGTGGTTAGCCTGGCCGGCTGGAAGGGCCACCCCTACGGCAAAAGCCTGGAGCCCAAGGACCTGAAGCAGGTGCCGGTGGTGTTCCGCGAGCCGGGCAGCGGCACCCGCATGTTCCTGGCCCGCGCCCTCAAAAAAGCTGGGCTGGATCCTGCCGAGATGAATATCGTGGCCCAGATGGGCTCCACCATGGCCGTGATGCAGGCGGTGCGGGCCCAGGTGGGCCTGGGTTTCCTAAGCCACCGGGCCATCACCGAGGAGCTGGCCGCCGGCCGCCTGGTGGAGGTGGATCTGGACAGGGTGAACCTCAAGCGCCAGTTCTATCTGGTCACCCGCAAGAAGCGCACCCACTCCCCCGCGGCCCAGGCCTTCATGGCCCTGTGCCTGGCCGGGCTGGAAGAGTAGGCCCCGCCATGTCCCTGGTGGTGGATATCCCCGGCTGGCGGCGCTTGGAGCTGAGGCACCTGGTGCTGGATCTGAACGGCACCCTGGCTTTGGACGGCGCCCTGCTGCCCGGGGTGCGCCAGGCCGTGGAGGAGCTGAGCGCCTCGCTGGAATGCCATCTGGTCACGGCCGACACCTTCGGCACGGCCGGAGGCCTGTTGGGCCCGGCCGCCGCGCTGGCCCTGATCAGCCCGGGCGATGAAATCGGGCAAAAACAGGCTATAGTTGAAGGCCTGGGCGCGAAAAGCGTGGCCGCCCTGGGCAACGGGGCCAACGACGCCTACATGCTCAAGGCCGCCGCCCTGGGCATCGCGGTGCTGGGGCCCGAGGGAGCGGCCACCGCCGCCCTGAGCGCGGCCGACGTGGTGGTTCCCGGCCCCCTGGAGGCCCTGGGGCTGCTGCTCAATCCCGACCGCCTCAAGGCCACCCTGCGCCGTTAAAAGGCGTTCCGCGCCAAATTAGTCCAGAATGCTGGGATGGCGGTTTTCTGTTTGCGTGCCCCCAGCATATGAGTCACCATCCGTGGTGAGCACTTTATAAGGGCAACCGGCACAGCCAGCCGCCGGCAGACAAGGCGTCTGGCGAGCGAGGGCCGCAGGCGTAGCTGAAACTACGTCGAGGCCCGAGCGATGCCAGCAACACCGTATGCCGGTGGCTGGCGAAGCCGGCGATTAGGAGACAAGATGGGCGACGACCCCAAGCTGGCCGAAAAAGCCCGCGCCGCCGGTTGAGCCGCCAAGATAGGTCCGGCGGATCTGGCGCGCATACTCCAGGGGCTGCCCACGGAAGAGCACCCCGACTTGTTGGTGGGCCTGAACACCGCCGACGACGCCGGGGTCTATCGTCTCACCGATGAGATCGCCCTGATCCAGACCCTGGACTTCTTCACCCCCATCGTCAACGACCCCTACCTCTTCGGGCGCATCGCGGCCACCAACGCCCTGAGCGACGTGTACGCCATGGGCGGACGCCCGCTCACCGCCATGAACATCTGCTGCTTCCCGGTGAAGGACCACCCGGTGGAGATTTTCCGCGAGGTGCTCCGGGGGGGCATGGACGCGGTGCACCAGGCGGGCGCGGTCTTGGCCGGGGGGCATTCGGTGGAGGACCCGGAGCTGAAGTACGGCCTCAGCGTCACCGGGGTGGTGCACCCGGACCAGCTGGTGACCAACGCGGGCCTGAGCGCGGGCCAGGTCTTGGTGCTCACCAAGCCCCTGGGCACCGGGGTGATCGCCACGGCCTTGAAGGCAGGCCTGGCCAGCCAGGAGGCGGTGGCCAGCGCGGTGGAGGTGATGACCGCGCTCAACGCCCCGGCCGCCGAGGTGATGAGCGCCTGCGGGGTCAAGGGAGCCACGGACATCACCGGCTTCGGGCTCATCGGCCACGCCCTGGAGCTGGCCTCGGCCTCGGGCGTGGGCCTGGAGATCGAGGCGGGCGCGGTGCCCATCATCCCCGAGGCGCGGGAAATGGCGGCCATGGGCCTGGTGCCCCTGGGCAGCCACGCCAACCGCAACTTCTGCGCGCATAATTTGAGCTTCCGGGGAACCCCGGAGGAGATTCAGGTGGATCTCTTGGCCGACGCCCAGACTTCGGGAGGCATGCTCCTGGGCCTGGACCCGGATCAGGCTGATCGGGCCTTGGACCTGCTTGCCGAGCGGGGAATCAAGGGCGCGGTGATCGGCCGGGCGGTGGCCGAGCATCCCGGCGTGCTGGAGCTGATCTTCTAGGCCGTTCTTCAGGCCCCTAGCGCGGGGCCTTGCCACCCTTCATAAGCTTTTGCAACTCAGCCAAGCGCTGGCGGCCCTGCGGGCTGTTGGGCGCCAAGCGCAGATACTGCTGCATGTCCGAGACGGCCTGGGGCAAACGACCCAGGTCCTGGTTCACCCCGGCCCGGTTGAACCAGGCCTCGGCCATGTCGGGCTGCAACCGGATGGCCTGGTCCAGCTCCAGAAGGGCCTGCTCCAGGCGGCCCTCGTGGATCATCATGAAGGCCTTGTCATAGTGCAGTTCCGGGTTGTTGGGCTGCAAGGACAGGGCCCGGTCCAGGTCCTTCTCGGCCTCGGGGAGCTTGCCCAGGCGGTAGAGGCTCATGCCCCGCAGGCTGTAGCCCCCCGCGTCGGCCGGGTAGCGGGCCAACAGGCGGTTGCAGGCCTCCACCGCCCGCTGCCACTGGCCTTGGCGGGCCAGGGCCTGGCCCAGGTTGTACCAGGCGTTCTGCGAGGCGGGCTCGATCTCCACCGAGCGCTTGAGGTCGGCCTCGGCCTTTTTGAAATCGCCCAAACGCAGATACACCGTGCCCCGGTTGTACAGGGCGGCGGCGTTGTCGGGGTTCAGCTTGAGAGCGCGGGAGAAGTCCTGCCCGGCGGTGGGCAGGTCGCCCAAGGCCGCGCGGCACTCGCCCCGCCACACGTAAGTCGTGGGGTTCTTGGGGGCGCGCTTGACGGCCTCGGCGAACAGGGGCATGGCCTGGGGGCAGCGGCCCAGATGGCTCAGGGCGCGGCCCCTCAGGGCATAGGCCCCGGCCTGGGCGGGGTCCAGCTCGATGGCCTGGGCCAGGTCGGCCTCGGCCCCGGCCCACTTCCCAAGCCCCACCCGCAGACGTCCCCGGTTGTAATAGGCCGCGGCCAGGGCCTTCAGGTTTTTGGGCTGGGCCTCGATGACCCGGCTGAAGGCGGCCTCGGCCTGAGCGGTGTCCCCCGCCCTGGCCGCCGCCACCCCGGCCTGCACTTGCGCCATGGGGTCGGCGGCCAGCCCCGGCGCGGCCAGGAACAAGAGCAGGCCCAATACGGGCAAGGCGAGCAGGCGGTGGTTCATGACAAGCCTCCGGGTTGAGCGGGGCGCGGCCCCCCGGTTTCACGAGCCCATCCTGCCAAAGCGGAGCGGCGGCTGTAAAGGGAAGCGTTTCCTAGAGGTCGAAGCTGAAGCCGCCCAGATACTCCGCCAGCGCGGCGGCGGCCTGGGGCGAGAGCTCCGGGCAGTCCCCCGGGCCCAGCACCCCCTGGGCGGCCAGGGTGGCGAAGACCAGGCAGGTGGGCCGCCCGCAGGCCCCGCAGCCGGCCTTGTTGGGCAATAGGCGCAGGATGTGCATCACCTGGGGCTCGGG
It encodes the following:
- a CDS encoding tetratricopeptide repeat protein, whose protein sequence is MNHRLLALPVLGLLLFLAAPGLAADPMAQVQAGVAAARAGDTAQAEAAFSRVIEAQPKNLKALAAAYYNRGRLRVGLGKWAGAEADLAQAIELDPAQAGAYALRGRALSHLGRCPQAMPLFAEAVKRAPKNPTTYVWRGECRAALGDLPTAGQDFSRALKLNPDNAAALYNRGTVYLRLGDFKKAEADLKRSVEIEPASQNAWYNLGQALARQGQWQRAVEACNRLLARYPADAGGYSLRGMSLYRLGKLPEAEKDLDRALSLQPNNPELHYDKAFMMIHEGRLEQALLELDQAIRLQPDMAEAWFNRAGVNQDLGRLPQAVSDMQQYLRLAPNSPQGRQRLAELQKLMKGGKAPR
- the selD gene encoding selenide, water dikinase SelD; translated protein: MGDDPKLAEKARAAGUAAKIGPADLARILQGLPTEEHPDLLVGLNTADDAGVYRLTDEIALIQTLDFFTPIVNDPYLFGRIAATNALSDVYAMGGRPLTAMNICCFPVKDHPVEIFREVLRGGMDAVHQAGAVLAGGHSVEDPELKYGLSVTGVVHPDQLVTNAGLSAGQVLVLTKPLGTGVIATALKAGLASQEAVASAVEVMTALNAPAAEVMSACGVKGATDITGFGLIGHALELASASGVGLEIEAGAVPIIPEAREMAAMGLVPLGSHANRNFCAHNLSFRGTPEEIQVDLLADAQTSGGMLLGLDPDQADRALDLLAERGIKGAVIGRAVAEHPGVLELIF
- a CDS encoding LysR family transcriptional regulator yields the protein MDLRRLQVFAKVYERRSFSRAAEEVFLSQPTVSGHIKSLEEELGVQLFDRLGREILPTKAAELLYDHARDILERVDDAQRSVDAFLGRLRGELVVGGSTIPGQYVLPAFIGRFRLLHPEVKATLHIGDTRQIAEAVQTGELEAGIVGATVEDERLAFSPLMDDVVSLAGWKGHPYGKSLEPKDLKQVPVVFREPGSGTRMFLARALKKAGLDPAEMNIVAQMGSTMAVMQAVRAQVGLGFLSHRAITEELAAGRLVEVDLDRVNLKRQFYLVTRKKRTHSPAAQAFMALCLAGLEE
- a CDS encoding phosphotransferase translates to MLETFRNLGRLTELAMVLVHHGFADLVERLELPFTRGTGAKSGGEQLAKRYGVYPRLRMVAEEMGPTFVKLGQLLSQRPDLLPPELILELRKLQDSVTPLDFAKIKQEVEDSLERPLGEVFSQFDEKCLASASLAQVHRAVLAKDGSEVAVKVRKPGIGRTIRADMELMTTLARLLDKELEAVAPYALPALVAEMDRSLHQELDFALEAKHMRTARANLAPDAKVVVPQPVMELCSPGLLVMDLVEGATLDKAELSPEQKKQLAQDLTEMMLDQVLLKGFFHGDPHPGNLMVTTDPGGEPRLAVLDWGLVGRLSDQDRYILCDLLIATLQGDAPGVVRAWTDAGVVPPGGSDPSLEQDVSELLEDMSHDGGAPIDTGQLILDMMEIMRQHHLRVPMQYALADKALLELEGVGRALDPDYHPVEATRPYVWRLYFERWRPDTMAKRLLAHLNDGFRFFQALPRRLDAVVTQLEKGELNLQIKHQGLVPLTRAVQEGASRVTVGLVVAALILGSSMIVTTGVEPKIFGLPLLGVMGYFISGIIGLWLVWSILRSRGGKF